The following proteins are encoded in a genomic region of Alosa alosa isolate M-15738 ecotype Scorff River chromosome 10, AALO_Geno_1.1, whole genome shotgun sequence:
- the rbm15 gene encoding RNA-binding protein 15, translating to MKGKERSPVKKRSRLLDESRDRGSHPSCKKMGTLSVSGSNNGNNSMKGSSSTRRTLLGDKRESREIDGHVSSRTGTNHSYANITAAVSSSKNHSGLALDATTRINSRGETRALPSNESEYKTLKISDLGSQLSDEEIEDGLFLEFKKFGDVSIKISRVNDERVAFVNFRRPDDAKAAKHARGKLVLHDRPLKIEAVYMNRRRSRSPIDKDTYSAAAGHRHLHTQRPLSPTGLGYRDYRLQQLALGRLPPPPPPPLPRDLEREREFSLYDARTRPPFIPEVAAFREEDIVSPEDDQRANRTLFLGNLDITVTESDLRRAFDRFGVITEVDIKRPTRGQSSTYGFLKFENLDMAHRAKISMSAKVVGRNPIKIGYGKATPTTRLWVGGLGPWVPLAALAREFDRFGTIRTIDYRKGDAWAYIQYESLDAAQAACSHMRGFPLGGPDRRLRVDFADTEHRYQQQYLQPLPLPPHYDLVAESFVHRAGPDALRVRERTPPPALRFRETPLYPAAAEWPGPAVRDRARGAPFEPLEHLERERRSRDAWSLERELQNRDQARKRRLLEDGRHLDRSPDSSERLRGRRHGVSVERSPGGSSGRDGGRYSDSERLSRSDRPSPAGRDRRGSLECAHSEKRLRTLSPVDTSATERERKRKASDSTKSPGKREERTEHPSSTSSSSSRATAQSKQGSGGHKLSLAWQGMLQLKNSSFPTSMHLLEGDLGVSSRLLVDGSTGGQVCQLKITQRLRLDQPKLDEVARRIKVAGPSGYSVLLAVPGSSEEGPCDTGSSTERPLKNLVSYLKQKQAAGVISLPVGGSRDKDNAGVLHAFPPCEFSQQFLDTAAKALAKTDEDYLVMIIVRGAS from the coding sequence ATGAAAGGTAAAGAACGTTCTCCAGTCAAAAAGCGGTCGCGTCTTCTGGATGAATCTCGAGACAGAGGAAGCCACCCATCATGTAAGAAAATGGGAACGCTTTCGGTGTCTGGCAGCAACAACGGTAATAATTCGATGAAAGGGAGTAGTTCTACAAGAAGGACTTTACTCGGCGACAAACGTGAAAGCCGGGAGATAGATGGGCACGTTTCAAGTCGTACTGGAACTAACCACAGCTATGCTAATATTACTGCGGCTGTTAGTAGCAGCAAGAACCACAGCGGCCTCGCTTTAGATGCCACTACACGGATCAACTCTCGCGGAGAGACCAGGGCTCTCCCGAGTAATGAAAGTGAGTACAAGACTTTGAAAATAAGCGACCTCGGTTCCCAGTTGAGTGACGAAGAAATAGAAGACGGCTTATTTCTCGAATTTAAAAAATTTGGTGACGTGAGCATTAAAATAAGTCGAGTAAACGACGAGCGTGTGGCGTTTGTCAATTTCAGAAGGCCCGATGACGCTAAGGCAGCAAAACACGCCCGCGGCAAATTGGTTCTGCATGACAGGCCACTGAAGATCGAAGCTGTATACATGAACAGACGACGGAGCCGATCGCCTATAGATAAAGACACATATTCAGCAGCTGCTGGCCATAGACATTTGCATACGCAGAGACCTCTGTCACCCACAGGACTGGGGTATAGAGACTACAGGCTACAGCAGCTTGCCCTGGGTCGtctcccacctccaccacccccacctcttCCCAGAGACTTAGAAAGGGAAAGGGAGTTTTCTTTATATGATGCCAGGACTAGACCTCCTTTTATCCCAGAGGTTGCTGCTTTTCGAGAGGAGGACATAGTTTCCCCAGAGGACGACCAGAGGGCCAACAGGACATTGTTTCTTGGTAACCTTGATATAACAGTGACTGAGAGTGACCTGAGACGGGCTTTTGACAGGTTTGGGGTTATCACTGAGGTGGACATCAAGCGCCCAACACGTGGACAGAGCAGTACTTATGGATTTCTCAAATTTGAGAACCTTGACATGGCTCACCGTGCCAAAATTAGTATGTCTGCCAAGGTGGTGGGCAGGAACCCTATTAAGATTGGCTATGGCAAGGCCACTCCTACTACCAGACTCTGGGTTGGGGGTTTAGGCCCTTGGGTACCCCTGGCTGCTCTGGCCAGGGAGTTTGACCGCTTTGGTACCATCAGGACCATAGATTATAGGAAAGGTGATGCTTGGGCCTATATTCAGTATGAGAGCCTGGACGCTGCCCAGGCTGCCTGTTCTCATATGCGTGGCTTCCCTCTTGGGGGCCCTGACCGTCGTCTAAGGGTGGACTTTGCTGATACAGAACATCGCTACCAGCAGCAGTATCTACAGCCACTGCCACTTCCACCACATTATGACCTGGTGGCAGAATCTTTTGTGCACCGTGCTGGTCCTGATGCTCTCCGGGTGAGGGAGAGGACTCCACCGCCTGCACTTCGTTTCCGTGAGACTCCATTGTACCCCGCTGCTGCTGAGTGGCCAGGGCCAGCAGTGCGTGACCGCGCTCGGGGTGCACCTTTTGAACCACTGGAGCACTTGGAACGGGAGCGGCGTTCTCGAGATGCATGGTCACTGGAGCGGGAGCTGCAAAACCGGGACCAGGCCAGGAAGCGGCGTCTTCTTGAGGATGGCCGTCATTTGGACCGTTCACCTGACAGCAGCGAGCGCCTCCGAGGTCGTCGTCATGGTGTGTCTGTGGAGCGCAGCCCAGGTGGCAGCAGTGGCAGGGATGGTGGACGCTACAGCGATTCAGAGAGGCTGTCACGCTCAGACCGGCCTTCTCCTGCAGGACGTGACAGGCGTGGAAGTTTGGAATGTGCGCATAGTGAGAAACGACTGCGGACACTAAGCCCTGTTGACACGTCTGCTACCGAAAGGGAGCGCAAGCGCAAAGCTAGTGACTCTACCAAGAGCCCCGGCAAACGAGAGGAGCGTACAGAGCACCCCTCTtccacttcctcctcttcctccagggCCACAGCCCAGTCCAAGCAAGGATCTGGTGGCCACAAACTGTCACTAGCGTGGCAGGGCATGCTGCAGCTCAAGAACAGTAGCTTCCCCACAAGTATGCACCTTTTGGAGGGTGACCTGGGCGTCTCTAGCAGGCTGCTAGTGGATGGCAGTACTGGTGGTCAGGTGTGCCAGCTGAAGATCACTCAGCGCCTTCGTCTGGACCAGCCCAAACTGGATGAGGTGGCACGACGCATAAAGGTGGCAGGACCCAGTGGATATTCAGTACTACTTGCTGTGCCTGGAAGCTCAGAGGAGGGCCCCTGTGACACAGGCAGCTCAACAGAACGGCCATTGAAGAACCTGGTGTCCTACCTTAAGCAGAAACAGGCTGCTGGGGTCATCAGCCTCCCTGTTGGGGGCAGCAGAGACAAGGACAACGCAGGAGTTCTGCACGCCTTTCCCCCTTGTGAGTTCTCCCAGCAGTTTCTTGACACCGCAGCTAAAGCCCTCGCCAAAACCGATGAAGATTATCTGGTAATGATCATAGTCCGAGGAGCATCATAA